GTCATAGGCCTTGGTCTAGTATTGGATAACTTGAATGAAATACAGAACATAGTGGCCTATGCAATCGGTTATGGTTGCGGGGTAGTCGTCGGTTCAATGATTGAAGAGAAGATGGCGCTTGGTTATATTACTGTAAATGTAATTTCATCAGAACAAAACTTAAAATTACCGAGTATACTGAGGGGACAAGGATATGGTGTGACTGATTGGGCAGTGAATGGACTAGATGGCAATCGAAGTTCATTGCAAATACTTACGCCGAGAAAATATGAATTGAAGCTTTACGTTGCAATTAAAGAAATAGACCCAAAGGCATTTATTATTTCATATGAGGCAAAAACAATACACGGCGGATTCTGGGTGAAGAGTGTGAAGAAAGGAAAGTTGTTCAAGTGAGTAAAAAAACAGTTTGGTTTGAAGTGGAAGCTGAAGAATCTATTGAGAATTGTTTGAAGAGAATGGCTGCTGAGGGTTATACAGTGGCTGGCCGAAAGGAAGAGCCACTGTTTACAGA
This Sporosarcina sp. ANT_H38 DNA region includes the following protein-coding sequences:
- a CDS encoding DUF2179 domain-containing protein, with the protein product MVLIIFAINIVYVTFFTVRMIMTLKGYRYTAAAISVVEIVIYVIGLGLVLDNLNEIQNIVAYAIGYGCGVVVGSMIEEKMALGYITVNVISSEQNLKLPSILRGQGYGVTDWAVNGLDGNRSSLQILTPRKYELKLYVAIKEIDPKAFIISYEAKTIHGGFWVKSVKKGKLFK
- a CDS encoding NETI motif-containing protein; protein product: MSKKTVWFEVEAEESIENCLKRMAAEGYTVAGRKEEPLFTEVNGEYVPVRQVIKFKGILTE